A genome region from Geobacter pickeringii includes the following:
- a CDS encoding helix-turn-helix transcriptional regulator, translating into MLKREKDSWARQLVDMIETVKLLSRPQGASINEIVENTSVERRTVFRLFKTLEKNGLPVHEVATGIIERQKRYQLEEGAVLKTPNMAALNYDEILSLYALRGNMGIYSGTMIEESIDSAFRKLGLILPAGIRKAMERYATLFIPTVKAAKDYSAMQETIDELHYAMLNSKICTITYHSFHDDTEKTFNIHPLHFFERDGGLYLFAVAARFGNVRTLAVERILSLEIAEQEFTYPEDFNPRELLDSAFNIIFDDPIAVTVRFSADKVRYIKERRWASEQTITDEPDGSVILEMKTSGWGEVKRWLLSFGPVVEVLEPVKLREEVREELRAALGVYG; encoded by the coding sequence ATGCTGAAGCGGGAGAAAGACAGCTGGGCGAGGCAGCTGGTGGACATGATCGAGACGGTGAAGCTTCTCAGCCGCCCCCAAGGGGCCTCGATCAATGAGATCGTCGAGAATACCTCCGTCGAGCGGCGAACTGTGTTCCGGCTGTTCAAGACCCTGGAGAAGAACGGGCTCCCGGTCCACGAGGTGGCCACAGGGATCATTGAGCGCCAGAAGCGCTACCAACTCGAGGAGGGTGCAGTCCTCAAGACCCCCAACATGGCGGCCCTCAACTATGACGAGATCCTTTCACTCTATGCCCTGCGTGGCAACATGGGGATATACAGCGGTACCATGATCGAGGAGTCGATCGATTCGGCTTTCCGGAAGCTTGGCCTCATCCTCCCGGCGGGGATACGCAAGGCGATGGAACGCTACGCGACACTCTTCATCCCGACGGTCAAGGCCGCCAAGGACTACAGCGCCATGCAGGAGACGATAGACGAGCTCCACTACGCCATGCTCAACAGCAAGATCTGTACGATAACCTACCATTCCTTCCACGATGACACGGAAAAGACCTTCAACATTCATCCGCTCCACTTTTTCGAGCGGGACGGGGGGCTCTATCTTTTCGCCGTAGCAGCACGCTTTGGCAATGTTCGCACCCTCGCTGTCGAGCGGATCCTCTCCCTCGAGATTGCTGAACAGGAATTCACCTATCCCGAGGACTTCAACCCGCGGGAGCTCCTGGACTCCGCCTTCAACATCATATTTGACGACCCCATCGCGGTAACGGTCCGTTTCTCCGCTGATAAGGTCCGCTACATCAAGGAACGGCGCTGGGCGAGCGAACAGACGATAACCGACGAACCGGATGGCTCCGTCATTCTGGAGATGAAGACTTCGGGATGGGGTGAAGTGAAGCGGTGGTTGCTTTCCTTCGGCCCTGTTGTTGAAGTTTTGGAGCCGGTAAAACTGCGGGAGGAGGTGAGGGAGGAGTTGCGGGCGGCTCTTGGGGTTTATGGATAA
- a CDS encoding metallophosphoesterase: MPGSRTFVIADIHGCCRTFRRLLFDMLHLKKNDTLYLLGDYIDRGSDSKGVIENIMEMQANGYDTRPIKGNHEHLLLESLRAPPNRGLAEWLDNGGYATLKSYGVTHPLEIPFEHIQFMLSLPLYYVTDTHIFVHAGLDFDLDEPLSQEGENAMLWKRSTEVDESRLAGRILVSGHTPLPLSSIKQRLTGPHIRLDNGCVYGDLLPEMGSLVALELMSDRLFVQENIG; this comes from the coding sequence ATGCCTGGATCCAGGACCTTTGTCATAGCCGACATTCATGGCTGTTGCCGGACATTCCGACGTCTGTTGTTCGATATGTTGCACCTGAAAAAAAACGACACCTTGTACCTGCTTGGCGATTATATCGACCGTGGATCGGACAGCAAAGGTGTCATCGAAAACATCATGGAGATGCAGGCTAACGGATACGATACCCGACCGATCAAGGGTAATCATGAACATCTGTTGCTTGAATCTTTGCGGGCGCCGCCCAATAGGGGATTGGCCGAATGGCTCGATAACGGCGGCTACGCTACGCTAAAAAGCTATGGTGTGACTCATCCCTTGGAGATACCCTTTGAGCATATCCAGTTCATGTTGAGTCTTCCGCTGTATTACGTAACCGACACCCACATTTTTGTCCATGCCGGTTTGGATTTCGATCTTGATGAGCCCCTTTCGCAGGAAGGCGAGAATGCAATGCTGTGGAAACGCTCCACCGAAGTGGATGAGTCCAGGCTCGCCGGTAGGATATTGGTCAGCGGACATACGCCGCTCCCGCTATCGAGTATTAAACAAAGACTGACCGGCCCCCACATCCGCTTGGATAACGGCTGTGTTTACGGCGATCTCTTGCCAGAGATGGGCAGCCTGGTGGCGCTGGAGCTTATGAGCGACAGACTGTTCGTGCAGGAGAACATAGGATAA
- the prfH gene encoding peptide chain release factor H, which produces MAILLQITSGRGPTECAWVVARLSAILLKEAYRLGLLAEVIEQEPGPLANTSLSVLIHLDGVGSNEFARRCEGVIQWIGISPFRPHYQRKNWFVGVRSIAIPEPITFAASDVRFETFRSSGPGGQHVNTTDSAVRAVHLPTGISANASEERSQTANRKRALERLSILIARRKEKQALSVRQERWSAHNELERGNPVRVYVGQEFRLRTGDKRD; this is translated from the coding sequence ATGGCAATCTTACTGCAAATCACCTCCGGACGTGGCCCGACAGAGTGCGCCTGGGTAGTAGCCCGGCTCTCCGCCATCCTGTTGAAGGAGGCCTACCGCCTGGGACTTCTTGCTGAGGTCATTGAGCAGGAACCTGGGCCCCTTGCAAACACGTCCTTGTCTGTCCTGATTCACTTGGACGGCGTTGGCTCAAACGAGTTTGCCCGTCGGTGTGAAGGGGTCATCCAGTGGATCGGCATATCCCCATTCCGTCCGCACTATCAGCGCAAGAACTGGTTCGTCGGCGTTCGCTCTATAGCAATCCCTGAACCGATCACTTTCGCGGCCTCGGATGTACGCTTCGAAACCTTCCGCTCTTCAGGTCCCGGTGGGCAACATGTGAACACCACCGACAGCGCCGTCCGAGCTGTGCATCTGCCGACGGGAATCTCCGCAAATGCCAGCGAAGAGCGGTCGCAGACGGCAAACCGTAAAAGGGCGCTGGAACGGTTGTCGATACTTATTGCCAGGCGGAAAGAGAAGCAGGCACTATCTGTCCGCCAGGAGCGATGGAGCGCCCACAACGAACTCGAGCGGGGTAATCCGGTAAGGGTCTATGTCGGGCAAGAGTTCCGTCTACGGACTGGTGACAAGAGGGACTGA
- a CDS encoding SIR2 family NAD-dependent protein deacylase: MDFEERFHAAAEAVRRAGAIVITAGAGMGVDSGLPDFRGDAGFWKAYPPYERLGISFVDAANPTHFNRDPAFGWGFYGHRTNLYRATEPHAGFGILLRWIERFGLNYFVVTSNVDGQFQKAGFAEERILEVHGSIHYLQCTTRCSPAIWENNEDIPVDESTMRAGYIPRCIHCGAVSRPNIFMFGDYAWVSDRCAGQQRKFGEFQADNRRSRLVVVEMGAGTAIPTIRYHTEKLGSLPGATAIRINPREPWISARHISLRYGALEGLAGIDTILSEASPS, encoded by the coding sequence GTGGACTTTGAGGAAAGATTTCATGCGGCGGCCGAAGCTGTGCGCAGGGCCGGGGCTATTGTCATCACCGCCGGCGCCGGCATGGGAGTCGATTCAGGACTTCCCGATTTTCGAGGTGATGCGGGCTTCTGGAAGGCCTACCCCCCATACGAGCGACTCGGCATATCCTTTGTTGATGCAGCCAATCCTACTCATTTCAATCGGGACCCGGCCTTCGGCTGGGGTTTTTACGGCCACCGGACAAATCTTTACCGGGCAACGGAACCCCACGCCGGCTTCGGCATCCTGCTGCGTTGGATCGAACGGTTCGGGCTCAACTACTTTGTCGTAACCTCCAACGTTGATGGCCAGTTTCAGAAGGCGGGATTCGCCGAGGAGCGGATTCTGGAGGTACACGGATCCATTCATTATCTCCAGTGCACAACGCGCTGCTCACCGGCCATCTGGGAAAACAATGAGGATATCCCCGTCGACGAGTCAACCATGCGGGCAGGCTACATTCCCCGCTGCATCCATTGCGGTGCCGTGTCCCGCCCCAACATCTTCATGTTCGGCGACTATGCCTGGGTGAGTGACCGTTGTGCCGGGCAGCAGCGCAAATTCGGCGAATTCCAGGCTGACAACCGCCGAAGCCGTCTCGTGGTGGTTGAGATGGGGGCCGGAACGGCCATTCCGACTATTCGTTATCACACTGAAAAGTTGGGCTCACTTCCCGGGGCGACTGCCATCCGTATTAACCCGCGGGAACCGTGGATCAGCGCGCGCCACATCTCGCTTCGATACGGCGCTCTTGAAGGGCTCGCCGGGATCGATACCATCCTTTCAGAGGCATCTCCCTCATGA
- a CDS encoding RNA ligase RtcB family protein: MESESKIYRPRQLNDRLTLYADSQCWIEGEALRQLERAAGLPGMVRAVGLPDLHPGKGGPVGAAFLSDGLFYPYLVGADVGCGMALFSTDLTMAKAKPERWSKRLHGLEESWDGDREAWLGERQALGAGFASSIGTIGLGNHFAELLTMQKVHDAEACRMLDIEAGGLLLLVHSGSRGAGETLLRDHADRFRDSPLVAGSCEAEQYLARHALANAYAAANRELIAYRLLEQLGSGYHRILDLAHNGIERTANGHFLHRKGAAPSDHGVVVIPGSRGSCSFLVMPVGGQADNLWSVAHGAGRKWSRSECEGRLRTKFPAASLQRTKLGSHVICEDRQLLYEEAPPAYKEIRTVIDALVSFGLVRVIAVLSPVLTYKVRRH, from the coding sequence ATGGAGAGCGAGAGTAAAATCTACCGGCCCCGGCAATTAAACGACAGGCTGACGCTGTATGCCGACTCCCAGTGCTGGATCGAGGGGGAGGCATTGCGGCAGCTGGAGCGTGCGGCGGGTCTCCCGGGAATGGTGCGCGCCGTGGGGCTGCCGGATCTGCATCCTGGCAAGGGTGGGCCGGTTGGGGCTGCCTTTCTTTCTGATGGGCTATTTTATCCTTACTTGGTTGGTGCGGACGTGGGGTGCGGCATGGCACTCTTCTCAACCGATCTGACAATGGCCAAAGCCAAGCCGGAGCGATGGTCCAAGAGGCTCCACGGCCTCGAAGAGTCGTGGGATGGTGACCGTGAAGCATGGCTTGGGGAGCGGCAGGCTCTTGGGGCCGGTTTCGCTTCATCCATTGGGACAATCGGCCTTGGTAATCACTTTGCTGAACTACTCACCATGCAGAAGGTCCATGATGCTGAAGCCTGCCGCATGCTCGACATTGAGGCCGGAGGTCTTCTGCTTCTGGTCCACTCCGGATCGCGAGGAGCAGGGGAGACGCTCCTCAGGGACCACGCAGACCGGTTTCGCGATTCTCCACTCGTTGCCGGCTCCTGCGAGGCTGAACAATACCTTGCCCGCCATGCCTTAGCCAATGCTTACGCCGCTGCGAACCGGGAGTTGATTGCCTACCGACTGCTCGAACAGCTGGGCAGCGGCTACCACCGGATCCTGGATCTGGCCCATAACGGCATTGAACGGACCGCCAATGGTCATTTTCTGCATCGCAAGGGTGCGGCGCCCAGCGACCATGGCGTGGTGGTGATCCCTGGCTCCCGTGGTTCATGCAGTTTCCTGGTCATGCCGGTTGGGGGGCAGGCGGACAACCTCTGGTCCGTGGCCCACGGTGCAGGCCGCAAGTGGAGCCGCTCCGAGTGCGAGGGACGTCTGCGGACAAAGTTTCCAGCCGCATCACTGCAACGGACAAAGCTGGGAAGCCATGTGATCTGTGAGGACCGGCAGCTTCTCTACGAAGAGGCACCCCCGGCGTACAAGGAGATACGTACGGTTATCGACGCTCTGGTGTCTTTCGGTTTGGTGAGGGTGATTGCGGTACTTTCGCCGGTGCTGACTTACAAAGTGCGGAGGCATTGA
- a CDS encoding IS3 family transposase (programmed frameshift): MKSRRRFSAEFKAKVALEAIRGEQTLSDLAARYEVHPNMITNWKRQAIENMAAVFSGAAEHSNKANDDQIKDLHAKIGQLTVERDFLGQSLRSLSLSTTRRKALVEPDHDRLSIARQCELLSIKRSAYYYQPVGESPQNLELMRLIDEQHLETPWYGTRQMTRHLRREGHAVNRKRIGRLMQLMGLSAIYQKPNTSKPHPQHRVYPYLLRGVTIDRPNQVWCADISYIPLRRGFLYLAAIMDWASRKVLSWRLSNTMDADFCVAALEDALARFGKPEIFNTDQGSQFTSDAFTKVLKDAEIRISMDGKGRWRDNVMIERLWRSLKYECIYLHAFETGSEVRQGLSRWINFYNMRRPHSKLDDRTPHEAYWQKPRPGYAGRILSLAA; this comes from the exons ATGAAGAGCCGTCGTCGTTTTTCCGCCGAGTTCAAGGCCAAGGTTGCCCTGGAAGCGATCCGGGGCGAGCAGACCCTGAGCGATCTGGCCGCCCGCTATGAAGTGCATCCCAATATGATCACCAACTGGAAACGGCAGGCCATCGAGAACATGGCAGCGGTGTTTTCCGGAGCCGCCGAGCACAGCAATAAGGCGAATGACGATCAGATCAAGGACCTGCACGCCAAGATCGGACAACTCACCGTGGAGCGGGATTTTTTGG GCCAAAGCCTTCGGTCGCTGTCGCTGAGTACAACCCGAAGGAAGGCCCTGGTCGAACCCGACCATGACCGACTCAGTATTGCCCGGCAGTGTGAACTGCTCTCGATCAAACGATCGGCCTACTATTACCAGCCAGTGGGCGAAAGCCCACAGAACCTGGAACTGATGCGCCTGATCGACGAGCAGCATCTCGAAACACCGTGGTATGGCACCCGACAGATGACCCGGCACTTGCGCCGGGAGGGTCATGCCGTCAATCGCAAGCGCATCGGTCGGCTGATGCAGTTGATGGGACTATCGGCTATCTACCAGAAGCCGAACACGTCGAAGCCGCATCCGCAGCACAGGGTCTATCCTTACCTGCTGCGTGGCGTGACCATCGACCGGCCAAACCAGGTCTGGTGCGCCGATATCAGCTATATTCCGCTGAGGCGAGGTTTCCTCTACCTGGCGGCGATCATGGATTGGGCCAGTCGCAAGGTCCTGTCATGGCGGCTTTCCAACACCATGGACGCCGATTTCTGCGTTGCCGCGCTCGAAGACGCCCTGGCTCGCTTCGGCAAACCCGAGATCTTCAACACCGACCAAGGGAGCCAGTTCACCAGCGATGCGTTCACCAAGGTCCTCAAGGACGCTGAGATCCGCATTTCGATGGACGGCAAGGGGCGCTGGCGGGACAACGTCATGATCGAGCGGCTATGGCGTTCTCTGAAATACGAGTGCATCTACCTGCACGCCTTCGAGACCGGCAGCGAGGTTCGTCAAGGTTTGAGCCGCTGGATCAATTTCTACAACATGCGCCGCCCGCACTCGAAACTAGACGACCGGACGCCGCATGAGGCATATTGGCAAAAACCCCGGCCTGGCTACGCCGGCCGTATTCTCTCACTGGCGGCATGA
- a CDS encoding TrmH family RNA methyltransferase — protein sequence MTARQPLTKEEIRAGKVSRQEFDRLPRIPVTIVLDSLKCAHNVGTILRLADALLVEKVYICGNSVQVLSKKVRQGSLGAEKWVDWEYRESATEVLKELKTLGYCIVSAEISSDSINYREAQYALPLCIVLGREDRGVSPEVLELADIVVHLPIYGMANSLNVATVASVLLYETAGRFSNNYKSPKGH from the coding sequence ATGACAGCAAGACAGCCACTTACCAAGGAAGAAATCCGTGCGGGTAAGGTGTCTCGGCAAGAATTCGACAGGCTACCAAGAATTCCAGTCACAATCGTGCTAGACAGCCTGAAGTGCGCCCATAACGTCGGGACAATCCTTCGCCTCGCCGATGCACTCTTGGTCGAAAAGGTCTACATCTGTGGTAATTCCGTTCAGGTTCTCAGCAAAAAAGTCAGGCAGGGATCGCTCGGCGCGGAGAAATGGGTCGATTGGGAGTACCGGGAATCTGCCACAGAAGTCCTCAAAGAATTGAAGACTCTTGGATACTGCATCGTCTCGGCAGAAATATCGTCAGACAGCATCAATTATCGGGAAGCTCAGTACGCTCTTCCTCTCTGTATTGTCCTCGGTCGTGAAGACCGCGGGGTAAGTCCGGAGGTATTAGAACTGGCCGATATTGTAGTTCATCTCCCGATTTACGGCATGGCGAATTCACTCAATGTGGCTACAGTGGCGTCAGTATTGCTTTACGAAACGGCAGGCAGGTTTTCCAATAATTACAAATCCCCAAAGGGTCATTAG
- the cmoB gene encoding tRNA 5-methoxyuridine(34)/uridine 5-oxyacetic acid(34) synthase CmoB, giving the protein MKFYDSLYPQLAAMGQERWSEQLQTTLSEGLLLERYGDMAGLLSALQSLPEIQPSRIALQDNVTIGSCVDLGHIDREELIAQLQAFHPWRKGPYNFFGIEIDTEWRSDWKWERLLTHIQPLAGRRVLDVGCGNGYHGWRMRGAGADFVLGIEPFLLSVMQFQVMQRYLCDPRHHVIPIGIEDVPANLACFDSVFSMGVLYHRRSPLDHLLELKGCLRPGGELILETLIVEGDQETIFMPPGRYAKMRNVWFLPSIAAMTLWLQRCGFTEIACVNAVRTSREEQRSTEWMHFESLADFLDPDDAEKTIEGHPAPLRAIFTATRP; this is encoded by the coding sequence ATGAAATTCTACGATTCACTCTATCCGCAACTTGCCGCCATGGGGCAGGAGCGTTGGTCTGAGCAACTGCAAACGACCCTGTCCGAGGGACTGCTTCTCGAACGTTACGGCGATATGGCGGGCTTGCTGAGCGCTCTGCAGTCGCTGCCGGAGATACAGCCATCCCGAATTGCGCTGCAGGACAATGTCACCATCGGCTCCTGTGTTGATCTTGGTCACATCGACCGCGAAGAGCTAATCGCCCAGCTCCAGGCTTTTCACCCCTGGCGTAAAGGCCCCTACAATTTTTTCGGCATTGAGATTGATACCGAGTGGCGATCCGACTGGAAGTGGGAGCGCCTCCTGACGCACATCCAGCCGCTGGCCGGACGGAGAGTCCTCGATGTCGGCTGTGGCAACGGTTATCACGGCTGGCGCATGCGCGGCGCCGGCGCCGACTTCGTCCTCGGTATCGAGCCCTTCCTGCTTTCGGTGATGCAGTTCCAGGTAATGCAACGCTACCTTTGCGACCCACGGCATCATGTCATTCCTATTGGCATCGAAGATGTACCTGCTAATCTTGCCTGCTTCGACAGCGTATTTTCCATGGGAGTCCTCTACCATCGTCGCTCGCCCCTCGACCATCTTTTAGAGTTGAAGGGCTGCCTGCGCCCGGGAGGGGAGTTGATTCTGGAGACGCTGATTGTCGAAGGGGACCAGGAGACGATCTTCATGCCGCCAGGACGCTACGCTAAAATGCGAAATGTCTGGTTCCTTCCGTCGATTGCGGCGATGACCTTGTGGTTGCAGCGCTGCGGATTCACGGAGATTGCCTGCGTCAATGCCGTCCGTACCAGCCGCGAGGAACAACGCTCGACGGAGTGGATGCATTTTGAGTCGTTGGCGGATTTTCTTGATCCGGATGATGCGGAGAAGACGATTGAAGGGCACCCGGCACCGCTGCGGGCGATCTTTACGGCGACTAGACCGTAG
- the cmoA gene encoding carboxy-S-adenosyl-L-methionine synthase CmoA, giving the protein MMKSRTGRRDERFTRTRASTAQQRVVVLDVQQQNRYFQLFYDSVLNKDQKTVIKKTDAIYDAPLQKIIDFQFDERVVAVFPDMIQRSVPGYGMIVSNIGILAAKYARAGSHCYDLGCSLGAVSLAMRQRIKQPDCDIISVDNSPAMIERARELLALDTVPTIPVTMLCSDIQDVTIENASVVVLNFTLQFIPPAQRLALIQRIYAGLRPNGILILSEKIAFNKPGRQHFHEELHHDFKRANGYSDLEISQKRSALEKVMIPETLACHQKRLQAAGFSSSELWFQCFNFVSLVAIK; this is encoded by the coding sequence ATGATGAAATCCCGTACCGGGAGGAGGGATGAGCGGTTCACGCGCACTCGAGCGTCAACCGCTCAACAGCGAGTTGTAGTTCTTGATGTTCAGCAGCAGAACCGATATTTTCAACTTTTTTACGACAGCGTGCTTAATAAGGACCAGAAAACTGTGATCAAAAAAACCGATGCCATCTATGATGCACCCCTGCAGAAAATAATTGATTTTCAATTCGATGAACGGGTTGTCGCAGTCTTTCCCGACATGATTCAACGCTCGGTCCCCGGCTACGGAATGATTGTATCCAATATCGGCATCCTCGCTGCAAAATACGCCCGGGCCGGGAGTCACTGCTATGATCTCGGCTGTTCCCTCGGGGCGGTGAGCCTGGCTATGCGCCAGCGGATCAAACAGCCTGACTGCGACATTATTTCGGTGGATAACTCCCCGGCGATGATTGAGCGCGCCCGTGAACTCCTGGCTCTCGATACTGTACCGACCATTCCGGTGACGATGCTCTGTAGCGATATTCAGGATGTTACGATTGAGAACGCCTCGGTCGTTGTCCTCAACTTCACCCTGCAGTTCATCCCCCCGGCACAGCGACTGGCGCTGATTCAGCGAATCTATGCGGGGCTCAGGCCGAACGGCATTCTCATTCTCTCAGAGAAGATTGCTTTTAACAAGCCGGGGCGGCAACACTTTCATGAAGAACTGCATCACGACTTCAAACGGGCCAACGGCTACAGCGATCTCGAGATCAGCCAGAAGCGGTCAGCGCTTGAGAAGGTGATGATCCCCGAGACCCTTGCCTGTCATCAAAAGCGGTTGCAGGCGGCAGGTTTCTCTTCCTCTGAACTTTGGTTCCAGTGTTTCAATTTCGTCTCTCTCGTCGCTATTAAATGA
- a CDS encoding Hsp70 family protein has product MQTTFGIDFGTTNSALSIYRNGTVEVVPVDGANCGLQLMRSVLYFNEDNEIFAGHEAIRQYVGDGAAGRFMQSIKTFLPNSSFDATEIFGKRYTIDDLVAIILRKLKARGEAYVGRAVDAVVLGRPVVFSEDPHKDALAQDRLEKAARKAGFRHIWFQYEPVAAALAFEETLQSGQEKIVFIGDFGGGTSDFSIIRVQGGAFRRADRRSDVLSLGGVYIAGDKFDSQIMWDKVTHHFGRHARYKTMGKDEWVTVPRSIVHTLCQWHRIPLLRARKTMEHIRLIKNNTDSPEAIDNLENIIDDNYGFFLFQAIEKAKCALSDRNRAVISFAERDLHIEEEIGKDEFETINAGNFHSIAACIDEVIARSGLAAAQIDTVFLTGGTSKIPLIRALFIERFGQDKLENRDAFTSVAHGLGTSVPLFAG; this is encoded by the coding sequence ATGCAGACAACATTCGGCATCGACTTCGGAACCACGAACTCGGCGCTTTCGATATACCGTAACGGAACGGTCGAGGTCGTTCCCGTAGATGGCGCCAACTGCGGCCTGCAGTTGATGCGCTCCGTGCTCTACTTCAACGAGGACAACGAAATTTTCGCCGGCCATGAGGCGATTCGCCAGTACGTCGGCGACGGCGCCGCCGGGCGCTTCATGCAGTCCATCAAAACCTTTCTCCCGAATTCGAGTTTCGATGCCACGGAAATCTTCGGCAAGCGCTACACCATCGACGACCTGGTAGCGATCATCCTCAGGAAGCTCAAGGCGCGCGGCGAAGCCTATGTTGGCCGCGCCGTCGACGCCGTGGTCCTGGGCCGGCCGGTCGTGTTTTCCGAGGATCCCCATAAAGATGCCCTCGCGCAGGACCGGCTTGAAAAAGCCGCCAGGAAAGCCGGCTTCAGGCACATCTGGTTTCAGTATGAACCGGTCGCCGCGGCACTGGCGTTCGAGGAGACACTCCAGTCCGGGCAGGAGAAAATAGTCTTCATCGGCGACTTCGGCGGCGGCACCTCCGACTTCTCCATCATCCGCGTGCAGGGAGGCGCCTTTCGCCGGGCAGACCGCCGCAGCGACGTCCTCTCGCTCGGGGGGGTCTACATCGCTGGAGACAAGTTCGACTCCCAGATAATGTGGGACAAGGTGACGCACCATTTCGGCCGCCATGCCCGCTATAAAACCATGGGCAAGGACGAGTGGGTCACGGTTCCCCGGAGCATCGTCCACACCCTTTGCCAGTGGCATCGCATCCCGCTGCTGCGCGCCCGCAAGACGATGGAGCATATCCGCCTGATCAAAAACAATACGGACAGCCCGGAGGCCATCGACAACCTGGAGAACATCATCGACGACAATTACGGTTTCTTCCTTTTTCAGGCCATCGAGAAGGCAAAATGCGCGCTTTCCGACCGGAATCGGGCGGTCATCAGCTTTGCCGAGCGCGATCTGCACATCGAGGAGGAAATCGGGAAGGACGAGTTCGAAACGATCAATGCCGGGAATTTTCACTCGATCGCGGCCTGCATCGACGAGGTGATCGCGCGGTCGGGACTTGCTGCGGCACAGATAGACACTGTCTTCCTCACCGGAGGGACGTCGAAGATTCCCCTGATCCGGGCGCTGTTCATCGAGCGGTTCGGTCAGGACAAACTGGAAAACCGGGATGCCTTCACCAGCGTCGCACACGGCCTCGGCACCAGCGTTCCGCTGTTTGCCGGATGA
- a CDS encoding site-specific integrase yields MVKGKEKGTLKTQYRKRDIPITAAIKQRLMAAMSASNGEYVFTMQDGSPFDFGSYRKVVWNRALTAAGITNKVPYSARHFLAEWSLLIGVNPVRLVELMGHGNKKMIFEVYGRYREGLVEEKQQILDYLGEDFLNPEKASALVPHSETFSETQGLDGANRLKTVGF; encoded by the coding sequence GTGGTGAAGGGGAAGGAAAAGGGGACGCTCAAGACCCAGTACCGCAAACGGGACATCCCCATTACCGCCGCCATCAAGCAACGGCTCATGGCGGCCATGTCGGCCTCGAACGGCGAGTATGTCTTTACCATGCAGGACGGCAGCCCCTTCGATTTCGGTTCCTACCGCAAGGTCGTCTGGAATCGGGCGCTAACAGCCGCGGGGATCACGAACAAGGTCCCCTACTCGGCCCGCCATTTCTTAGCGGAATGGTCGCTGCTCATCGGGGTAAACCCGGTGCGGCTGGTGGAACTCATGGGCCACGGCAACAAGAAGATGATTTTTGAGGTCTATGGGCGCTATCGGGAGGGGCTGGTGGAGGAGAAGCAGCAAATCCTGGATTATCTGGGGGAAGACTTCCTGAATCCCGAAAAAGCTTCGGCCCTTGTACCTCACAGTGAGACTTTCAGTGAGACACAAGGGCTGGATGGGGCTAACCGCTTGAAAACAGTTGGTTTTTAA